The Solibacillus sp. FSL R7-0668 genome includes the window TACGCCGTTTTCTTCAATAAGGGTATATGATACTTCCTTCTTACCGATAGCCCCTTCTTGCTCTACAATTTCTTCACCCTTTAACATCGTTGGATCTTCTTTAACCACTTTTTCATAGTTGATTGGTTCTAACGTTTTCTTTTCATAAATAGCCTTCACAGTTACGTATGGCTTTTCTACAGTTACATTTAGTTCCTGGCCAATTTGTAAAGTCGTATTGGCATTTAATGAAGGATTTAATGCTAATAGCTCTCGTGTTGTTAAGTTGTGTGCTTTCGCGATTGAGCCTAAAACATCACCCGATTTCACGATATATGTTTCTTTTGCCTCTACACCCGTCTGTAAAAGATTTATTGCCTTTTCAACAGATGTCACTTCCGCAGGCTCTACTAAAACTTCTTCATTCGTAATATCTGCTGATAATGTAACATCTACTAATTGTGTTTCATCCTTCTGTAATGCGGGTATAGCAGAAGGAGTATTATTTTTTAATTCATCTAGCTGACTTGGTGTAACATATTGAAGCTTTAATCCATCAATTACGGCTTCAACATCTTCTTTGGCCTTCAATGTAGCTACTGCTGTATTGCCTACTTTTAGCGAGTAGGCCTTTGCCTTTGCAGTAATCGCTTCTTGAAGGTCTTTTATTGCTTGATCCTCATTTGTTGCTACTTCAAATACTTGCTCTGGCACAATCGTAATATCTGCTCCAGCATCAAGCTCTATATTTTGATATTGCTGACTTGCCTCTTGTTCCTTTTGCTTTACAATTTTTTGTACGGTTGCTTCATCCGCAACTGAACTTACGTAATCATTTGCTACGTAAACATGATAAATTTTCGCGAATTCGTCTTTATCTGTCTCATTCGCAAAACCAAGATTAAATGTCACTGTCGAAACTAGTAATGCTAAGATTGCAGCGATTTTAAGTTTACCATTGTGACGATTAATTAGACTTGATTGTTTATGATTCAAGTCTAACTGGCTTTCGTTTGTTTCCATGCTTATGCTCCTTTCGAGAATTTTTATACTATATATTAAAATGAAATATTCTAATGATTTATAAAACACACTTTGCTACTGTACCATAATTCTTATTTCAATTGAACTATTTCAAACTTTTTGTAATGTATTTGTATTATTTTCTAAAAATTTGTTACATTCTCAATACTAGCATCGGCAATACTATATCTTTATATTCATTTACTACTTTTTTTATTCTTTGGATGTATCAATCTCACGTATTCATATAGAAAGAGGCTAATCCAGAATATGATTTCCGGACTAGCCTCTCATAATAAAAATATCAGACTTTCTTTCCAATCAAACTCCAATAATGAATAGAAAAGCGTTGTGTTAAGTTTATACTTTCGCAACGCTTTCCTTTATGTGAATCTATTTTTTAAGCCCAAATCTCATTGACAATGTTCGTTTGTTCGCGTGCTGGACCCACAGAAAATGTCATTAATTGTATACCTGTAAGCTCTAAAACACGGTTAACATAGTGCTGTGCATTTTGTGGTAAGTCCTCAAATTTCCGCACGCCTGTAATATCCTCAGACCAGCCAGGTAGCTCTTCATACACCGGCTTGCACTGCTCTATTATTTCTAAATTGGCTGGGTATTCCGTAATAATTTCGCCATTATAGTCATATGCCGTACAGATTTT containing:
- a CDS encoding peptidoglycan DD-metalloendopeptidase family protein; translation: METNESQLDLNHKQSSLINRHNGKLKIAAILALLVSTVTFNLGFANETDKDEFAKIYHVYVANDYVSSVADEATVQKIVKQKEQEASQQYQNIELDAGADITIVPEQVFEVATNEDQAIKDLQEAITAKAKAYSLKVGNTAVATLKAKEDVEAVIDGLKLQYVTPSQLDELKNNTPSAIPALQKDETQLVDVTLSADITNEEVLVEPAEVTSVEKAINLLQTGVEAKETYIVKSGDVLGSIAKAHNLTTRELLALNPSLNANTTLQIGQELNVTVEKPYVTVKAIYEKKTLEPINYEKVVKEDPTMLKGEEIVEQEGAIGKKEVSYTLIEENGVRTERIQTDENIVIEPKDNIVVVGTKVIPSVGTGEFAWPAEGGHISSQMGSRWGRYHYGIDIARPSGYTIKASDNGVVKTAGRHSTYGNYVVINHNNGYETLYAHLSKIDVSVGQVVGQGAAIGVMGSTGRSTGTHLHFEVHKNGAEVNPLAYLN